One window of the Methyloceanibacter stevinii genome contains the following:
- a CDS encoding DUF983 domain-containing protein gives MSQDAGRSTGERPLQQSLLRGALMKCPACGVGSLFTRYLKVADNCSHCGEALHHHRADDAPAYFTIVIVGHVIVSLVLTVEMAYHPPLWLHAAIWLPMTILVALAVLAPMKGLLVSLQWALLMHGFDPDHKEEIGDRLAPPTA, from the coding sequence ATGTCACAGGACGCAGGCCGGTCGACGGGCGAACGCCCCCTCCAGCAGTCACTTCTGCGGGGCGCGCTGATGAAATGCCCGGCCTGTGGCGTCGGCTCGCTCTTCACACGCTATCTGAAGGTCGCCGATAACTGCTCCCATTGCGGCGAAGCTCTGCACCACCACCGGGCCGACGACGCGCCGGCCTATTTCACGATCGTCATTGTCGGCCATGTGATCGTCAGCCTCGTGCTGACGGTCGAAATGGCCTACCACCCGCCCCTTTGGCTTCACGCCGCCATTTGGCTGCCGATGACCATCCTGGTCGCGCTGGCGGTCCTTGCCCCCATGAAGGGCTTGCTGGTCTCGCTGCAGTGGGCGCTCCTGATGCACGGCTTCGATCCCGACCACAAAGAAGAGATCGGAGACCGGCTGGCGCCGCCGACCGCCTGA
- the rpmG gene encoding 50S ribosomal protein L33 — protein MAKPVTQKIKLLSTAGTGYFYVTKKNPRNQTEKMVFKKYDPVVRKHVEFKESKIK, from the coding sequence ATGGCGAAGCCCGTCACCCAGAAGATCAAGCTCTTGAGCACCGCCGGCACCGGTTACTTCTATGTCACCAAGAAGAACCCGCGCAATCAGACCGAAAAGATGGTCTTCAAGAAGTACGACCCGGTCGTGCGCAAGCACGTCGAGTTCAAGGAATCCAAGATCAAGTAG
- a CDS encoding PleD family two-component system response regulator produces the protein MTARVLIVDDMLANLKLLEARLVAEYFTVQTASSGADALEICRQDLPDVILLDVMMPGMDGFEVCQRLKSDFRTQHIPIVMVTALDHPSDLLKALESGADDFLTKPVDDLALITRVRNLARLKLLTDEMLMRASTEQQMGYPAMLGEDVAITGCDGRVLMVEDREGAATRIVEALQSDNDVVHMVDPAHALLVAPSGDFDLLIVSLNLQNADGLRLCSQLRSLDRTRHLPIMMIVEPGEEARLHRGLDMGVNDYVMRPVNPSELLARVRTQVKRKRYTDYLRSRLEQTVEMAVLDPLTALHNRRYLSSHLETLFEESAERGRPLSVLLIDVDHFKVINDTHGHDAGDDVLRELALRLRRNIRGIDLACRLGGEEFVVVMPDTGLESAYLVGERLRQCIAAAPFIAGAQNKAVNVTASMGVAALEYEEDTPELILKRADQALYCAKRDGRNRVVGDAA, from the coding sequence ATGACCGCGCGGGTCCTCATCGTCGACGACATGTTGGCCAATCTGAAGCTGCTCGAAGCGCGGCTCGTGGCCGAATATTTCACGGTGCAGACGGCGTCGAGTGGCGCCGATGCGCTTGAGATCTGCAGGCAGGACCTGCCGGACGTCATCCTGCTCGATGTCATGATGCCCGGCATGGACGGTTTCGAGGTCTGCCAGAGGCTCAAGTCCGATTTTCGGACCCAGCATATTCCCATCGTGATGGTGACGGCGCTCGATCATCCGAGCGACTTGCTGAAAGCGCTCGAATCCGGCGCCGACGACTTTCTGACCAAACCGGTCGATGATCTGGCTTTGATCACCCGCGTCAGGAATCTCGCGCGTCTGAAGCTGTTGACCGATGAGATGCTCATGCGGGCATCGACGGAGCAGCAGATGGGCTATCCGGCCATGCTGGGCGAGGACGTTGCCATCACCGGGTGCGATGGCCGTGTTCTCATGGTCGAAGACCGGGAAGGCGCCGCAACGCGGATCGTCGAGGCGCTGCAGTCCGACAACGACGTCGTCCACATGGTGGATCCGGCACATGCCTTGCTCGTCGCGCCGAGTGGGGACTTCGACCTTCTCATCGTCAGTTTGAACCTGCAGAACGCCGATGGGCTGCGGCTATGTTCCCAGCTTCGCTCGCTCGATCGCACGCGGCATCTGCCGATCATGATGATTGTTGAGCCCGGGGAGGAGGCGCGTCTGCATCGCGGTCTCGACATGGGTGTCAACGACTATGTCATGCGTCCCGTCAACCCGAGCGAGCTCCTTGCGCGGGTACGCACGCAGGTAAAGCGGAAGCGGTATACGGACTATTTGCGGTCGCGGCTGGAGCAGACTGTCGAGATGGCGGTGCTGGATCCCCTCACGGCCCTCCATAATCGCCGCTATCTGAGCAGCCACTTGGAGACGCTCTTCGAGGAATCGGCTGAACGGGGGCGGCCTCTTTCAGTGCTGCTGATCGATGTGGATCATTTCAAGGTCATCAACGATACGCATGGGCATGACGCGGGCGACGATGTCCTGCGGGAACTGGCGTTGCGGCTACGGCGCAATATCCGGGGTATCGACCTTGCGTGCCGGCTGGGCGGTGAGGAGTTCGTTGTCGTCATGCCCGACACGGGACTCGAAAGCGCCTATCTGGTCGGCGAACGCCTGCGGCAGTGCATTGCCGCGGCACCCTTTATCGCGGGCGCGCAGAACAAAGCGGTCAACGTGACCGCAAGCATGGGGGTGGCGGCGCTCGAATACGAGGAAGACACGCCCGAACTCATTCTCAAGCGCGCGGATCAAGCGCTCTACTGCGCCAAACGCGATGGGCGCAACCGGGTGGTCGGCGACGCTGCGTGA
- a CDS encoding response regulator encodes MTKTVLIVEDNELNMKLFHDLLDAHGYQTLQTRNGVEALELAREHHPDLILMDIQLPEVSGLEVTKWLKEDDQLRSIPVVAVTAFAMKGDEERIREGGCEAYISKPISVMMFLDTVKQFIGEAR; translated from the coding sequence ATGACGAAGACAGTTCTGATTGTCGAGGACAACGAGCTCAACATGAAGCTCTTCCATGACCTCCTCGATGCACACGGCTATCAGACGCTTCAGACCCGCAACGGTGTGGAGGCTCTGGAGCTCGCGCGCGAGCACCATCCCGATCTCATCCTCATGGATATTCAGCTTCCCGAGGTGTCCGGTCTCGAGGTCACGAAGTGGCTGAAGGAAGACGACCAGCTGAGGTCCATTCCCGTCGTTGCCGTGACGGCCTTCGCCATGAAGGGCGATGAGGAGCGGATCAGGGAAGGGGGCTGCGAGGCCTACATCTCCAAGCCGATCTCCGTGATGATGTTCCTGGACACGGTCAAGCAGTTCATCGGAGAGGCGCGTTAG
- a CDS encoding cell envelope integrity EipB family protein, with amino-acid sequence MAPHRAVYEMSLGEARSGSGVTAYDGRMVFEFTGSACRGYSLNTRLVSQITDTQGETILADVWSSTGEAGDGKSFRFHSSQRLNHRLDEATIGRASRGRSDGAITVRLTQPESEEFNLSGPVLFPTQHSIALIERAASGQSVFQAKVYDGTEKGQRVFDTTAFIGSMVKPGGDADRLEKVAQDEKLDELPSWPISIGYFDLAAGDLTPSYQIDFRLYENGVSRDLLIDYGEYTVEGKLSSLEYLKEKKCK; translated from the coding sequence TTGGCGCCCCATCGGGCGGTCTACGAAATGTCGCTCGGCGAGGCGCGCTCCGGCTCCGGTGTCACGGCCTATGACGGCCGCATGGTGTTCGAATTCACGGGGTCTGCATGCCGCGGCTACTCTCTCAACACGCGGTTGGTCAGCCAGATCACCGACACGCAAGGCGAAACGATCCTCGCCGATGTCTGGTCGTCGACCGGGGAGGCCGGCGACGGGAAGTCGTTCCGGTTTCACTCCTCGCAGCGGTTGAACCACCGGCTCGATGAAGCAACCATCGGGCGGGCCAGCCGCGGCCGGTCCGACGGGGCCATCACCGTCAGGCTCACGCAGCCTGAGTCGGAAGAGTTCAACCTTTCCGGCCCCGTTCTGTTCCCGACCCAGCACAGCATCGCGTTGATCGAGCGGGCGGCCAGCGGCCAGAGCGTCTTCCAAGCGAAGGTCTATGACGGCACGGAGAAGGGCCAGAGGGTCTTCGATACGACCGCGTTCATCGGAAGCATGGTGAAACCCGGCGGCGACGCGGACCGGCTCGAAAAGGTCGCTCAGGACGAGAAGCTCGACGAATTGCCCTCCTGGCCCATCTCGATCGGCTATTTCGATCTGGCGGCTGGCGACTTGACCCCGAGCTACCAGATCGACTTTCGGCTCTACGAGAACGGCGTCAGCCGCGACCTGCTCATCGACTATGGCGAATACACGGTCGAGGGAAAGCTGAGCTCGCTCGAGTACTTAAAGGAAAAGAAGTGTAAATAG
- a CDS encoding RidA family protein produces MDIALPEAKPPVASYVPFIHMNGQLLVSGQLPMQDGAISVKGQLGGNVSLEDGQAAARLCALNIMAQAKLALGDLDRITQLLRLNGFVCAAPEFGDHPKVINGASDLFVEVFGDKGRHTRIAVGCASLPLNAAVEIDAVFAID; encoded by the coding sequence TTGGACATCGCGCTGCCCGAGGCAAAGCCGCCGGTCGCCAGCTATGTGCCCTTCATCCACATGAACGGGCAGCTTCTGGTTTCCGGCCAACTCCCCATGCAGGACGGCGCGATTTCCGTCAAAGGCCAGCTCGGCGGCAACGTCTCATTGGAGGACGGGCAGGCTGCGGCGCGCCTCTGCGCGCTGAATATCATGGCCCAGGCCAAGCTGGCCCTGGGCGATCTCGACCGCATCACGCAACTCCTGCGCCTGAACGGTTTTGTCTGCGCCGCGCCCGAGTTCGGCGACCATCCCAAGGTCATCAACGGCGCATCGGATCTGTTCGTGGAGGTGTTCGGCGACAAGGGACGCCACACGCGCATTGCCGTCGGCTGCGCGAGCCTGCCACTGAACGCAGCCGTGGAGATCGATGCGGTATTTGCCATAGACTGA
- a CDS encoding glycerophosphodiester phosphodiesterase family protein: MGELYWLKRPIAHRGLHDTARGIVENSASAVKAAMRKGIAVEVDLQRAAGDMPVVFHDVMLDRLTNESGPVAARDVEALRAIPLKDGGGDRILSLPELLELVGDTVPLVLEVKNHGQGDGAFEANIAKLLAGYRGPVAVMSFDPHAVAAFRRHAPALPRGLVSCRFNDEFSKTHLSTLQRFAMRHLLTSTFARPHFVAYDVNALPAVAPLLAKFAAGLPLLAWTVRTEAELAHALRYADAPIFEEIAP; the protein is encoded by the coding sequence ATGGGCGAGCTCTACTGGCTGAAGCGGCCGATCGCCCATCGCGGGCTGCACGACACCGCGCGGGGGATCGTCGAGAACAGCGCTTCGGCGGTGAAGGCGGCGATGCGGAAGGGCATTGCGGTCGAAGTCGATCTGCAGCGCGCGGCCGGCGACATGCCGGTCGTATTTCACGACGTGATGCTCGATCGCCTGACGAACGAAAGCGGTCCTGTCGCCGCGCGCGATGTCGAGGCCTTGCGCGCCATCCCCCTCAAAGACGGCGGCGGCGACCGAATCCTATCCTTGCCCGAACTCCTCGAACTCGTGGGCGACACCGTCCCGCTGGTGTTGGAGGTGAAGAACCACGGACAGGGAGACGGCGCCTTCGAGGCCAACATCGCCAAGCTGCTCGCCGGCTATCGGGGTCCCGTAGCGGTGATGTCCTTCGATCCCCACGCGGTCGCGGCCTTCCGGCGTCACGCGCCCGCCCTGCCCCGCGGCCTTGTCTCCTGCCGGTTCAACGACGAATTCTCCAAGACGCATCTTTCGACGCTGCAACGTTTCGCCATGCGGCATCTCCTCACATCCACCTTCGCACGCCCCCATTTTGTCGCGTACGATGTCAACGCGCTGCCGGCTGTCGCGCCGCTGCTCGCCAAATTCGCCGCCGGCCTGCCGTTGCTGGCATGGACCGTTCGCACCGAGGCGGAACTGGCGCACGCCCTGCGATATGCCGATGCGCCGATCTTCGAAGAGATCGCGCCCTAA
- a CDS encoding GNAT family N-acetyltransferase translates to MDTPAERNDRNAPDHGAGAPHAHGKNAPEAVVRIASRIADVRADQWDACAIGDSGLAEPPNPFVTHAFLKALEESGSATRETGWLPQHLLYEDDQGSLLGCMPCYLKGNSQGEYVFDHGWAEAYMRAGGDYYPKLQAAVPFSPVPGPRLLVRNSDSRLERQALLLEAGRTLTNRLGVSSLHITFMTRDEWRLAGELGYLQRTDQQFHWHNDGYRSFDDFLSALASRKRKAIKRERRAALSDDIEIEWLTGSDLTEAHWDAFFAFYMDTGARKWGRPYLTRTAFSLLTETMADRLLLVMAKRGTDYIAGALNVIGADTLYGRYWGALESHDFLHFEVCYYQAIDYAIAHGLARVEAGAQGGHKLARGYVPTETYSAHYIADPRLRAPVADYLQRERLAVAEENALLAAESPYRNDTAKRT, encoded by the coding sequence ATGGACACACCAGCGGAACGGAACGACCGAAACGCGCCGGACCACGGCGCGGGAGCGCCCCACGCGCACGGGAAAAACGCCCCGGAAGCGGTTGTGCGCATCGCAAGCCGCATTGCGGACGTGCGGGCGGACCAATGGGACGCATGCGCGATTGGCGACAGCGGTCTAGCAGAGCCCCCCAACCCCTTCGTCACCCATGCGTTTCTGAAAGCGCTCGAGGAGAGCGGGTCGGCCACGAGAGAGACCGGCTGGCTGCCCCAGCATCTGCTCTACGAGGACGACCAGGGCAGTCTGCTCGGTTGCATGCCCTGCTACCTGAAGGGCAATAGCCAGGGCGAGTACGTGTTCGACCACGGCTGGGCCGAAGCCTATATGCGCGCGGGCGGCGACTACTATCCGAAGCTCCAGGCGGCGGTGCCGTTCTCCCCGGTCCCAGGCCCGCGGCTGCTCGTCCGGAACTCTGATAGCCGACTGGAACGGCAGGCCTTGCTGCTGGAGGCGGGACGGACGCTGACGAACAGGCTCGGCGTGTCTTCGCTGCACATCACCTTCATGACGCGTGACGAGTGGCGGCTCGCGGGCGAACTCGGCTACCTGCAGCGGACCGACCAGCAGTTCCACTGGCACAATGACGGCTATAGAAGCTTCGACGACTTCTTGAGTGCGCTAGCCTCGCGCAAGCGCAAAGCCATCAAACGCGAACGCCGCGCGGCGCTCAGCGACGATATCGAGATCGAGTGGCTCACCGGGTCCGATCTCACTGAAGCCCACTGGGACGCGTTCTTCGCGTTCTACATGGATACCGGCGCGCGCAAATGGGGACGCCCCTATCTGACCCGCACAGCGTTCAGCCTCCTAACCGAGACCATGGCCGACCGGCTGCTGCTCGTCATGGCCAAGCGCGGCACGGATTATATCGCGGGCGCTCTCAACGTGATCGGCGCGGACACGCTCTATGGCCGCTATTGGGGCGCGCTCGAGAGCCACGACTTCCTGCATTTCGAAGTCTGTTACTACCAGGCCATCGACTACGCGATCGCCCACGGCCTCGCCCGCGTCGAGGCGGGCGCTCAAGGGGGCCACAAGCTGGCACGCGGCTATGTCCCCACCGAGACCTACAGCGCGCACTACATCGCCGATCCCCGGCTTAGAGCCCCCGTCGCCGACT